The Coffea eugenioides isolate CCC68of chromosome 8, Ceug_1.0, whole genome shotgun sequence genome has a segment encoding these proteins:
- the LOC113780799 gene encoding uncharacterized protein LOC113780799 codes for MTEELEEVLRKFVLTEAEVDGVELDGSDVVHGVAECKLSIIGKVIGEKFANISGIKSFANNMWPFARKLKVVEIGVNLFQFIFINSQDMERVMRGRPWIYDNLPLVVLPWEEGLERRDEAFNKTWIWIQLWNLPIHWITKEIGRKIGGVFSSVKEVIIPNGGGKEGKHLKILVEMDLSRPLLRGTTVKWEGSARWIEFRYEKCPEFCY; via the coding sequence ATGACTGAGGAACTGGAAGAAGTGTTGAGGAAATTTGTTCTGACTGAAGCTGAGGTTGACGGTGTTGAATTGGATGGATCGGATGTGGTTCATGGAGTGGCTGAATGTAAGTTGAGTATTATTGGTAAAGTGATAGGGGAGAAATTTGCAAATATTTCAGGTATTAAGAGTTTTGCGAATAACATGTGGCCTTTTGCGAGGAAGTTAAAAGTAGTAGAGATTGGGGTAAATCTGTTTCAGTTTATCTTCATTAATAGTCAGGACATGGAGCGAGTGATGCGGGGAAGACCGTGGATATATGATAATTTGCCTTTAGTTGTTCTACCATGGGAAGAGGGATTAGAACGTAGGGATGAAGCCTTTAATAAGACTTGGATTTGGATCCAGTTATGGAATTTACCTATCCACTGGATTACTAAGGAAATTGGGAGGAAGATTGGAGGGGTCTTTAGCTCTGTTAAGGAAGTTATAATTCCAAATGGAGGTGGTAAGGAGGGGAAACATTTAAAAATCCTGGTGGAGATGGATTTGTCAAGACCTCTTCTGAGGGGTACTACAGTGAAGTGGGAGGGAAGTGCGAGATGGATTGAATTTAGATATGAGAAATGTCCTGAGTTTTGTTATTGA
- the LOC113780796 gene encoding probable LRR receptor-like serine/threonine-protein kinase At3g47570, whose product MCSAVQYLYEEYSTPVIHCDLKPSNVLLDEDMVAHVSDFGVSKMLEKEESFAWIKTLATVGYIAPEYGSEGLISAKCDVYSYGIMLMEVFSRRKPNDEMFAGNLNLKSWINDSLPNSILRVIDAKLLKREDENFTEKLEGFSSIMELALKCVRESPTDRLSMKVVLETLKKIKLKFMQVRQADE is encoded by the exons ATGTGCAGTGCAGTGCAATATCTTTACGAAGAATATTCAACGCCTGTGATTCACTGTGATTTGAAGCCCAGTAATGTCTTACTTGATGAGGATATGGTTGCCCACGTCAGCGACTTTGGTGTTTCAAAAATGCTGGAAAAGGAGGAAAGCTTTGCATGGATCAAGACCTTAGCTACAGTTGGCTACATTGCTCCAG AGTATGGATCTGAGGGGTTGATATCAGCAAAATGCGATGTTTATAGCTATGGAATCATGCTGATGGAAGTTTTTTCAAGAAGAAAGCCTAATGATGAGATGTTTGCTGGAAATTTGAACTTGAAGAGTTGGATAAATGATTCTCTGCCTAATTCGATTCTTCGAGTCATTGATGCTAAGTTGTTGAAGCGTGAGGATGAAAATTTCACTGAGAAGTTGGAGGGTTTTTCATCCATCATGGAATTGGCCTTGAAATGTGTTCGTGAATCTCCAACTGACAGACTCAGTATGAAAGTTGTTCTTGAAACACTGAAGAAGATCAAACTCAAATTCATGCAGGTCAGGCAGGCTGATGAATAG
- the LOC113780797 gene encoding uncharacterized protein LOC113780797 — MRATSRNVICLNTDAAIKQIGAKASWGVVARCMEGKLRGAWAGCEDRRGIPIVEEARAIRHALVLAKQNGWRNIIIQTDCKRIVDQIRDGKLNDHLAGAVLFDIMALSKDFSSCLFSFVKREGNNVSHQLAKFALKLVSEIAWKESFPSWLSSIAKMDVGAFAPNLVSSVFK; from the coding sequence ATGAGAGCCACCTCCAGAAATGTTATATGTTTAAATACTGATGCAGCTATCAAACAAATTGGTGCAAAGGCCAGTTGGGGAGTTGTGGCTAGATGCATGGAAGGGAAGTTAAGAGGAGCTTGGGCTGGGTGTGAAGACAGGAGGGGCATTCCAATTGTTGAGGAGGCAAGAGCTATCCGGCATGCGCTTGTGTTGGCCAAGCAGAATGGTTGGAGAAACATTATTATTCAAACTGATTGCAAGAGAATTGTGGATCAGATTAGAGACGGAAAGTTGAATGACCATTTAGCAGGTGCTGTCCTTTTTGATATTATGGCACTCAGCAAGGACTTCAGTTCTTGCCTGTTTTCGTTTGTCAAAAGAGAAGGGAATAATGTATCCCATCAATTGGCAAAGTTTGCCTTAAAATTAGTTTCTGAGATTGCTTGGAAGGAGTCTTTTCCAAGTTGGCTGAGTAGTATAGCCAAAATGGATGTAGGGGCCTTTGCTCCAAACCTTGTTTCTTCTGTTTTCAAGTAA
- the LOC113780798 gene encoding uncharacterized protein LOC113780798, with protein MRALVWNCRGVGSPLTVPQLKESVKLHSPELIFLSETKNRKDVMNKVRLQLRYDRLFVVDPVGRAGGLAVLWRNELQICKVLYTDFTIELLMERTGARARWWLICVYASSEDQIREKQWKVIEGRKSLWGQNWVLAGDMNDILSNDEKWGGCRRPERSFHTFRDFVNKNQLIDIGFEGIPWTWSNNWEEGKEIKERLDRVLCSRQWRKEFEKAKCLHIQNEASDHAMMLLDTDSCGRKWKRRFFFDRNWLKHKEVGELISREWGRQQDGSRCFKLHQKIKSCRFALLNWNRQRNNNAKNEIRELRQKLAEVQSEGHANRIGKVRELKKRLEEAYKREEGDGTWCDSEQEVANEIQGYFQELFTSSNPQQIESTLRDIPLVITDQMNEMLVRPVSELELLKAINETIITLIPKVDSPVLVSQFRPISLCNVVYRIISKILVLRLKPVLNCCISQNQSAFVPGRQIIDNVVIAHEFIHCLNNRMFGTNAFMALKLDMSKAYDRVEWLFVLKIMEKMGFCQKWRDWIFKCMSSVVYSFNLNGEKRGIVIPTRGIRQGDPLSPYIFLLVSEGLSGLLRSAMVRQEISGLKIAKHSPALSRLFFADDTLIFCKANKEEAAKVMKLLELYGKASGQIINAEKSSVFFSKNTKEGEKAEILDTLGGMMEAKQSKYLGLPLVYVWTFVKKWQNFGGGIGMILGKFIGWSGGSYPRLKVGGLGFRDLQQFNTAMLAKQLWRILTRPNLLVSRIVRGKYFRGSSFWEMNINAGDSWVWKSFLSARELLEEGVRLRVGDGKQIDIWEDKWLLDQEYGKIRSCKPQQCRIQRVHELISDGNWNVDMIREVFEEEDCQRILDIPISKCGGKDRLVWSFSNSGEYFVKTGYAVAKDLQRKKKGVCQQQGSSSRNEFKSGVWKLLWGLNVKHKLKHFVWKCLQRILPVNETVRRRTGQGDDRCCCCGERTETLEHMFFFCKHAELIWKVAPINWEGLNEYRYSFWHWWGSLMEAQVRKEGREHIELTINVLWQIWKSRNLIQFNREGRCPGLTSNKAVQEWLEFQNVSIVKMEEDEKGRGIERGPVK; from the exons ATGAGAGCTCTGGTGTGGAACTGTCGAGGTGttgggagccccttgacagttccccagCTTAAGGAGAGTGTCAAACTCCACTCCCCAGAGTTGATATTCTTGTCTGAAACAAAAAACAGGAAGGATGTTATGAATAAAGTACGACTACAGTTAAGGTATGACAGGTTGTTTGTGGTTGATCCAGTTGGGAGGGCTGGTGGACTGGCAGTTTTGTGGAGGAATGAGTTGCAAATCTGTAAGGTACTATATACTGATTTTACTATTGAATTGCTAATGGAAAGGACTGGGGCTAGGGCTAGATGGTGGTTGATATGTGTTTATGCTAGTAGTGAGGACCAGATTAGGGAAAAGCAGTGGAAGGTTATAGAGGGTAGGAAAAGTTTATGGGGCCAGAATTGGGTACTGGCAGGGGATATGAATGACATTTTATCTAATGATGAGAAATGGGGGGGCTGTAGAAGGCCAGAAAGGAGTTTTCATACGTTCAGGGATTTTGTAAACAAAAATCAGCTTATTGACATTGGCTTTGAAGGAATTCCATGGACTTGGTCAAACAATTGGGAAGAGGGTAAGGAAATAAAGGAAAGATTGGACAGAGTACTATGTAGTAGACAATGGAGAAAGGAATTTGAGAAGGCTAAATGCTTACATATCCAGAATGAGGCCTCTGATCATGCTATGATGCTTTTAGATACTGATTCATGTGGGAGGAAGTggaaaagaaggttcttttttgATAGGAACTGGTTAAAACATAAAGAGGTAGGTGAACTCATTAGTAGAGAATGGGGAAGGCAACAAGATGGTTCTAGATGTTTCAAGTTACACCAAAAGATAAAGAGCTGTAGGTTTGCTCTTTTGAACTGGAACAGGCAGAGGAACAATAATGCTAAGAATGAAATAAGGGAGTTGAGACAGAAACTTGCAGAGGTTCAGAGTGAAGGGCATGCAAATAGGATTGGAAAGGTCAGGGAGCTCAAGAAGAGATTGGAAGAGGCTTATAAGAGAGAGGAG GGTGATGGTACTTGGTGTGATTCAGAGCAAGAAGTTGCAAATGAGATTCAGGGGTATTTTCAGGAGTTGTTCACTTCCAGTAATCCTCAGCAGATTGAATCAACACTGAGGGATATTCCTCTAGTTATCACAgaccaaatgaatgaaatgctgGTTAGACCTGTGTCAGAATTGGAA TTATTAAAGGCTATTAATGAAACTATCATCACTCTTATTCCTAAGGTCGATTCCCCAGTTTTGGTGTCTCAGTTTAGACCAATCAGTCTGTGTAATGTTGTCTATAGGATTATATCTAAAATTCTGGTCCTCAGATTAAAACCTGTTCTCAATTGTTGTATCAGCCAAAACCAATCTGCTTTTGTCCCAGGAAGACAAATCATTGATAATGTTGTTATTGCTCATGAATTTATTCATTGCTTAAATAACAGAATGTTTGGAACAAATGCTTTTATGGCTTTGAAGCTTGATATGTCCAAAGCTTATGATAGAGTTGAATGGCTTTTTGTGCTTAAAATAATGGAAAAGATGGGTTTCTGTCAAAAGTGGAGGGACTGGATTTTTAAGTGTATGTCATCTGTAGTATACTCTTTTAACTTGAATGGGGAAAAAAGGGGGATAGTAATACCTACAAGGGGGATTAGGCAGGGAGATCCTCTATCTCCATATATTTTTTTGCTTGTCTCTGAGGGATTATCCGGGTTACTCAGGAGTGCTATGGTCAGGCAGGAAATTTCTGGTCTTAAGATTGCCAAGCATAGCCCAGCACTGTCTCGTCTCTTTTTTGCAGATGATACATTGATTTTCTGTAAAGCTAACAAAGAGGAAGCTGCAAAGGTGATGAAGCTGTTGGAGCTGTATGGGAAGGCTTCTGGACAAATTATAAATGCTGAAAAGTCTTCTGTCTTTTTTAGTAAGAACACAAAGGAAGGGGAAAAGGCAGAAATTTTGGATACTTTGGGAGGCATGATGGAAGCTAAGCAGAGCAAATATCTGGGCCTACCACTG GTTTATGTGTGGACATTTGTAAAGAAATGGCAAAATTTTGGTGGGGGGATAGGGATGATATTAGGAAAATTCATTGGATGGAGTGGGGGAAGTTATCCGAGGTTAAAGGTAGGGGGGTTGGGTTTTAGAGATTTGCAGCAATTCAATACAGCAATGCTTGCAAAGCAATTATGGAGGATTTTGACAAGGCCAAATCTGTTAGTCAGTAGGATTGTTAGGGGGAAGTATTTTAGAGGATCCTCCTTTTGGGAAATGAATATCAATGCTGGGGATTCTTGGGTTTGGAAAAGTTTTCTCAGTGCTAGGGAGTTGCTGGAAGAAGGGGTGAGGTTGAGAGTTGGGGATGGCAAGCAGATTGATATTTGGGAGGATAAGTGGCTGTTAGATCAGGAGTATGGGAAAATCAGATCATGTAAACCTCAACAGTGTCGTATACAAAGAGTGCATGAGTTGATTTCTGATGGGAATTGGAATGTGGATATGATTAGAGAAGTTTTTGAGGAGGAGGATTGTCAAAGAATACTTGATATTCCAATTAGTAAGTGTGGTGGTAAGGACAGGCTAGTATGGAGTTTTTCTAATTCAGGGGAGTACTTTGTAAAGACTGGCTATGCGGTGGCTAAAGACTTGcagaggaaaaaaaagggggTATGCCAGCAACAGGGGAGTAGCAGTAGGAATGAATTTAAGTCAGGGGTGTGGAAATTGCTATGGGGGTTGAACGTTAAACATAAGCTGAAACACTTTGTGTGGAAATGCCTGCAGCGAATTTTGCCAGTAAATGAAACAGTTAGGAGAAGGACTGGACAAGGAGATGATAGGTGTTGTTGCTGTGGAGAAAGGACAGAAACTCTTGAGCATATGTTCTTTTTCTGTAAGCATGCGGAACTGATTTGGAAGGTTGCTCCTATTAATTGGGAGGGGTTGAATGAAtacagatatagtttttggcatTGGTGGGGCAGTCTGATGGAAGCACAGGTTAGAAAGGAGGGAAGGGAACACATTGAGCTGACCATTAATGTGCTTTGGCAGATTTGGAAGTCCAGGAATTTGATTCAATTTAATAGGGAAGGGAGATGTCCAGGCTTGACAAGTAATAAGGCTGTTCAGGAATGGTTAGAATTCCAGAATGTTTCCATAGTAAAGATGGAGGAGGACGAAAAGGGTAGGGGAATTGAAAGAGGACCTGTGAAATGA